A genomic stretch from Aedes albopictus strain Foshan chromosome 2, AalbF5, whole genome shotgun sequence includes:
- the LOC134289085 gene encoding uncharacterized protein LOC134289085, whose translation MKMNVAANFIERVMRLTTDGSTEQQKQKIFHILRLNNYPSSLINRLINRIPINCIHNTAHQAAHPTVSPNANDEVNSDYAPLTQQQTSILPPTSVPPNSPPPRQNSTATASPPLPCSSTTTSAPNILINDIPAHHQATITPVAEDHHQTNPVTYRSMPHIPMLTRTISNILKKDYNNVKIATRNIKTTKTLLKPVKDPIPPLDQNNVIYSIPCNDCNNVYIGMTTNHLKRRICGHRSDINKLVNQASDNTQAKTALTQHITTEQHTFNLDNTKIVDRTFRSTALPMLEMCHIQNTPNTVNYRTDVDGLNTTYAGILHTIKTNLSRTKPRSNNDSTTTYNLGFDQNEQST comes from the exons ATGAAGATGAATGTTGCAGCCAATTTCATTGAACGTGTTATGCGACTCACCACTGACGGCTCCACCGAACAACAGAAACAAAAAATATTCCACATCCTACGCCTaaacaa TTATCCGTCATCACTCATTAACCGCTTGATCAACCGCATCCCCATCAACTGCATCCACAACACCGCTCATCAAGCCGCTCATCCAACCGTCTCACCGAATGCCAATGACGAAGTAAATTCCGATTATGCACCGCTCACTCAACAACAAACGTCGATCCTGCCACCCACATCTGTTCCACCAAACTCGCCACCCCCTCGCCAAAACTCCACCGCCACCGCCTCACCACCACTACCATGCTCGTCAACGACAACATCAGCTCCAAACATCCTCATAAACGACATTCCAGCACATCACCAAGCGACTATCACTCCAGTAGCAGAAGATCATCATCAAACCAATCCGGTCACCTACAGATCGATGCCGCACATCCCCATGCTCACTAGGACCATCTCGAACATCCTAAAAAAAGATTATAACAACGTAAAAATAGCCACACGAAACATAAAAACGACAAAAACGCTGCTCAAACCAGTCAAGGACCCAATACCCCCACTAGATCAAAACAACGTGATCTACAGCATTCCATGCAATGACTGTAATAATGTATACATCGGAATGACCACAAATCATCTGAAAAGACGAATATGTGGTCACCGATCAGATATAAACAAACTTGTAAACCAGGCATCGGATAACACACAAGCAAAAACAGCCCTCACCCAACACATAACCACCGAACAACACACATTTAACCTAGATAACACGAAAATCGTAGATCGCACTTTCCGATCAACTGCCCTCCCCATGTTAGAAATGTGCCATATCCAAAACACTCCCAACACAGTCAACTACCGCACAGATGTGGATGGACTGAACACAACCTATGCCGGTATACTCCACACTATAAAAACAAATCTTTCTCGTACAAAGCCAAGAAGCAATAATGACAGCACTACTACATACAACTTAGGATTCGACCAAAACGAACAGTCGACATAG